In Alphaproteobacteria bacterium, one DNA window encodes the following:
- the xth gene encoding exodeoxyribonuclease III, which produces MKLVTWNVNSVRVRLAQVQEFLRQNQPDMLVMQEIKCESAAFPALEFHGLGYTHQLVLGQKAYNGVALLSRHPLEDTRLGLVTPDEPQARYLEATIQGVRVAGLYAPNGQPADGPAPGSEKYHDKLVWLDRLIARAQILLEMDMPVAMMGDFNIIPQSRDVTDPQAWQDHALFHIEARRRYRALLNQGWTDSLRALHPQDDHLFTFWDYQDNAFARDDGLRIDHVLLSPEAADRLSACTVERATREGERPSDHAAVSVVLADAPRRD; this is translated from the coding sequence ATGAAGCTGGTCACTTGGAACGTCAATTCGGTGCGCGTGCGCCTGGCGCAGGTTCAAGAGTTCTTGCGCCAGAACCAGCCCGATATGCTGGTGATGCAGGAAATCAAATGCGAGAGCGCGGCCTTTCCTGCGCTGGAGTTTCACGGGCTGGGCTATACGCATCAATTGGTTCTTGGACAAAAAGCCTATAACGGCGTCGCTCTGCTTAGCCGTCATCCGTTGGAGGATACGCGCCTGGGGCTGGTCACGCCCGACGAGCCGCAAGCGCGGTATCTTGAGGCGACGATTCAGGGGGTGCGCGTGGCGGGATTATACGCGCCCAATGGCCAGCCTGCCGATGGTCCTGCTCCCGGCAGCGAGAAATATCATGACAAGTTGGTCTGGCTGGATCGCCTGATCGCGCGCGCCCAGATCTTGCTAGAGATGGATATGCCGGTGGCGATGATGGGCGATTTCAACATCATCCCTCAATCGCGCGACGTGACAGATCCGCAAGCCTGGCAGGATCACGCCTTGTTCCATATCGAGGCGCGGCGGCGTTATCGCGCCTTATTGAACCAAGGCTGGACGGATTCTTTGCGCGCCCTGCATCCCCAGGACGACCACCTCTTCACATTCTGGGATTATCAAGACAACGCCTTTGCGCGTGACGATGGCTTGCGGATCGATCATGTGCTGCTCTCGCCCGAGGCGGCGGATCGTTTGTCGGCTTGCACGGTCGAACGCGCCACGCGCGAAGGGGAAAGACCTTCGGACCATGCCGCCGTCTCCGTCGTCTTGGCCGATGCGCCGCGTCGGGATTGA
- a CDS encoding glycosyltransferase family 9 protein, protein MNRLSRQRHPRQSHRDFPALTVQARPGIGDMVWFLPALRAVARAEGATAQRPMPILTKMPLGAASLFEEDPFRFIPMPRRFWGRSAPARLAWCTARFGMMRSLQRLYVMHDSPWYALAGRWAGVPQRFGLFSTGRPHAALTVGLAMPKGPEIDEMLALPVQSQNLVRRLGIPIDESVPRLRIKPARREQIAQRLADMPRPWIIFGIAASEDWKIWPPEHFAALADALMPRQGTIFLLSGPDGVERAGRIKAQSSHPHLVAINDWALPDSAALIESADLFIGNDTGPANIAAALDRPSLVLFGKTLSFSMLYGKHVRSLYATDADKSMVSISPAHVLAELESLIHGKGAFLTPHFDANKAR, encoded by the coding sequence ATGAACAGGCTTTCCAGGCAACGGCACCCCAGGCAATCACACCGTGACTTTCCGGCCCTGACCGTCCAGGCGCGGCCAGGTATCGGCGATATGGTGTGGTTCCTGCCGGCCTTGCGCGCCGTGGCGCGTGCCGAAGGGGCCACCGCCCAGCGCCCCATGCCGATCTTGACCAAGATGCCCCTAGGGGCCGCCAGCCTGTTCGAGGAAGACCCGTTTCGCTTTATCCCCATGCCGCGCCGCTTTTGGGGACGCTCGGCCCCCGCGCGGCTGGCTTGGTGCACGGCGCGTTTTGGCATGATGCGGTCGCTGCAACGCCTGTATGTCATGCATGATAGCCCTTGGTATGCTCTGGCAGGGCGATGGGCGGGGGTTCCACAGCGCTTTGGTTTGTTCTCGACCGGGCGACCTCATGCCGCGCTGACCGTGGGCTTGGCCATGCCCAAGGGCCCTGAGATCGACGAAATGCTTGCCTTGCCCGTGCAGTCGCAAAATCTGGTGCGACGTTTGGGCATACCTATCGACGAATCCGTGCCGCGTCTGCGGATCAAGCCCGCACGGCGCGAACAGATCGCCCAGAGGCTGGCCGATATGCCCCGGCCATGGATCATTTTCGGCATTGCCGCCAGCGAAGACTGGAAAATATGGCCACCCGAACATTTCGCCGCCCTCGCCGACGCCTTGATGCCGCGTCAAGGCACGATCTTTTTGCTCAGCGGTCCCGACGGGGTGGAACGGGCCGGTCGGATCAAGGCGCAATCGAGTCATCCGCATCTGGTGGCCATTAATGATTGGGCCTTACCCGACTCGGCGGCCCTGATCGAATCCGCCGATCTGTTCATCGGCAACGACACGGGACCTGCCAATATCGCCGCCGCCCTAGATCGCCCCAGCTTGGTACTGTTTGGAAAGACTCTTTCCTTCTCAATGCTTTATGGTAAGCATGTGCGCTCTTTATACGCGACCGACGCGGATAAAAGCATGGTCAGTATCTCTCCCGCGCATGTATTGGCCGAGCTGGAATCCCTAATTCACGGAAAAGGGGCTTTTCTTACGCCGCATTTTGACGCAAACAAGGCAAGATGA
- a CDS encoding CPBP family intramembrane metalloprotease — protein MTRHFRIVNGAKLVLGLEFVLLWLGVPTIILAFRLAPYMFVFLWSATAYCAWIYRRHFWTGWRDLWRWEAVRWDNLRPILIRWAICCVGLVILVAVMDPDRMFQLVRRRPDFVPFLLVLYPLLSALPQEFIFCSVFFKRYAPFFPSDRWRILASALTFAYAHVLFINWVAPVLSLVAGFIFARTFARTRSLALVAIEHGLYGNALFLVGLGWYFYGGAHG, from the coding sequence ATGACGAGGCATTTCCGCATCGTGAATGGTGCAAAACTTGTCTTAGGCCTTGAATTCGTCCTGCTTTGGTTGGGCGTGCCGACGATCATTCTGGCTTTTCGCTTGGCCCCTTATATGTTCGTGTTCCTTTGGAGCGCGACGGCGTATTGCGCTTGGATCTATCGGCGGCATTTTTGGACAGGCTGGCGCGATTTGTGGCGTTGGGAAGCGGTGCGCTGGGACAATCTGCGGCCCATCTTGATCCGCTGGGCGATATGCTGTGTGGGGCTGGTGATTCTGGTGGCGGTGATGGATCCGGATCGCATGTTTCAGTTGGTGCGGCGTCGGCCGGATTTTGTACCGTTTTTGCTGGTGCTGTATCCCTTGCTATCGGCGCTGCCGCAAGAGTTTATCTTTTGCAGCGTTTTCTTTAAACGCTACGCGCCGTTCTTTCCTTCTGACCGATGGCGCATCCTCGCCAGCGCGCTGACATTCGCCTATGCCCATGTCCTGTTCATCAATTGGGTCGCGCCGGTTCTTAGCCTGGTCGCGGGGTTTATCTTTGCCCGCACTTTCGCGCGAACGCGTTCCTTGGCCTTGGTGGCGATAGAGCATGGCCTATACGGCAATGCGTTGTTTTTGGTGGGGCTGGGTTGGTATTTTTATGGCGGGGCGCACGGATAA
- a CDS encoding NUDIX domain-containing protein, producing the protein MTEPTEFYDDYGRATTVTDPALIQKFDTVHVLCHSQGHWLLSVMGMLPDVPEFPGGRANPEESFGANLHREFLEETGLTLPPDIERHVRRRHHQVAPFHARMGGKFFLLNQTYVLIDLPENLREHGPDHRLEWSGSEENRLVWMPDAQMSGITLRHEHGLAWKALRAVEE; encoded by the coding sequence ATGACAGAGCCTACAGAATTCTATGACGATTATGGTCGTGCTACGACGGTGACCGATCCGGCGCTGATCCAAAAATTTGATACCGTGCATGTCCTATGTCACAGCCAAGGGCATTGGCTGCTTAGCGTAATGGGCATGCTGCCCGATGTGCCTGAGTTTCCCGGTGGACGTGCCAATCCTGAAGAGAGCTTTGGGGCGAATCTACACCGTGAGTTTCTGGAAGAAACCGGCCTTACCCTGCCGCCAGACATCGAACGCCATGTGCGGCGGCGGCATCATCAAGTCGCGCCCTTTCACGCACGGATGGGGGGTAAGTTCTTTTTGTTGAACCAGACCTATGTGCTGATCGATTTGCCTGAGAACTTACGCGAACACGGCCCCGACCATCGTCTGGAATGGTCCGGTTCCGAGGAGAACCGCTTGGTCTGGATGCCGGATGCCCAAATGTCGGGCATCACCTTGCGCCACGAGCATGGATTGGCTTGGAAAGCGTTGCGCGCGGTAGAAGAATGA
- the pip gene encoding prolyl aminopeptidase, whose product MAENRPQAELYPEIDPYQSGMLDVGDGHQMYYEVCGNPSGKPVVFLHGGPGGGCKPAHRRFFDPSTYRVVLFDQRGCGRSKPLGLLDHNTTWHLVEDIERLRTLLGIEKWMVFGGSWGSLLGLAYAQRHPGRVTSMILRGIFLGRRHEIDWFYQGGARPFFPEYWPVFRDFIPEDERGDMMRAYYRRLTSQDEELRMAAAEVCNQWESLLVGLPHAPNVAADGAASLALTPEQKAQAMAAAVLAAHYTVNGCFLQPDDLLLREANRLQGIPLTLVQGRYDMITPPISAYDLHNALPESKLIMVPGGSHHSSDPAIRAALLDATDAVRGD is encoded by the coding sequence ATGGCCGAGAATCGCCCGCAGGCAGAGTTGTACCCCGAGATCGATCCCTATCAAAGCGGCATGCTGGATGTGGGCGACGGGCATCAGATGTATTACGAGGTTTGCGGCAATCCGTCAGGAAAGCCGGTCGTCTTTTTGCATGGCGGCCCGGGCGGCGGATGCAAACCGGCCCATCGCCGCTTTTTTGATCCATCGACCTATCGGGTCGTGTTGTTCGATCAACGCGGGTGTGGGCGCAGTAAGCCTTTGGGGCTGCTGGACCATAACACCACCTGGCACTTGGTCGAGGATATTGAACGCCTAAGAACGCTGCTGGGCATTGAGAAATGGATGGTCTTTGGCGGGTCTTGGGGCAGTTTGTTGGGGCTGGCCTATGCTCAGCGTCACCCTGGGCGCGTGACGTCGATGATCCTGCGCGGCATCTTTTTGGGTCGCCGGCACGAGATCGACTGGTTCTACCAGGGCGGGGCGCGGCCTTTCTTTCCCGAATATTGGCCGGTTTTTCGTGATTTTATCCCCGAGGACGAGCGCGGCGACATGATGCGCGCCTATTACCGCCGCTTGACCAGTCAGGACGAGGAACTGCGCATGGCCGCCGCCGAAGTCTGCAATCAGTGGGAAAGTCTGTTGGTCGGCCTGCCGCACGCGCCCAATGTCGCGGCTGATGGCGCGGCTAGCCTCGCTTTGACGCCTGAACAGAAAGCTCAGGCCATGGCGGCGGCGGTTTTGGCCGCGCATTACACGGTCAATGGCTGTTTCTTGCAGCCGGACGATCTGTTGCTGCGTGAAGCCAACCGGCTTCAGGGTATCCCGCTGACCCTGGTGCAGGGCCGCTATGACATGATCACGCCGCCCATCAGCGCCTATGACCTGCACAATGCACTGCCAGAATCGAAACTGATCATGGTTCCCGGCGGCAGTCACCACAGCTCCGACCCCGCCATCCGCGCGGCATTGCTGGACGCCACCGATGCCGTGCGGGGGGATTGA
- a CDS encoding glycosyltransferase, with product MSLGLTSSKTPRPTTVLLAMKNLREGALTRALLDVVSAIRKAGGRAIVASPGGGLVHELRHVGAIHATVPLDSEHPVTVSLNTGRLVDIIRASRVDIVHAFNRSPAWSAMKAARRTRTRLVTTVRALHPIHSAFERAYCMVMTEGDVITTPSHWLRDSLINEYGLDATRVMVVPHGVSMDSYDPERVGHTRPAQLAESWMLPEECAVILLPGSLDRSRGHAVLLRAMARLKRRDMVAVFPGADQGDDDAYRDEIRFLIARFGLEGRVLMPPETPYRAAALWLASVVVSPAIEPEGFNPAIIEAQAMGRPVVLSHHGASAELVRAGETAWLVPPNNSAALAAALQETLALSASERLALAERTRAFVSHTYSRERMCASLLTVYDALLQNQARAPLPLRAA from the coding sequence ATGTCCTTGGGTCTGACATCCTCCAAAACGCCGCGCCCGACCACGGTGCTGTTGGCGATGAAGAACCTGCGCGAGGGCGCGTTGACGCGCGCCCTGTTGGATGTCGTGTCCGCCATTCGCAAGGCGGGCGGGCGGGCCATCGTCGCCTCGCCCGGCGGCGGCCTGGTCCACGAATTGCGCCATGTGGGAGCCATACACGCCACGGTGCCTTTGGACAGCGAACATCCCGTGACGGTGTCGCTGAACACCGGACGTTTGGTGGACATCATCCGCGCCAGCCGCGTCGATATCGTGCATGCGTTCAACCGCTCGCCCGCTTGGAGCGCGATGAAGGCGGCGCGGCGTACGCGTACGCGACTGGTGACCACCGTGCGGGCGTTGCATCCCATTCACAGCGCGTTCGAGCGCGCCTATTGCATGGTCATGACCGAAGGGGATGTGATCACGACGCCCTCGCATTGGCTGCGCGACAGCCTGATCAACGAATATGGCCTGGACGCGACGCGGGTGATGGTGGTGCCGCATGGCGTGTCGATGGATTCCTACGATCCCGAGCGCGTCGGCCATACCCGCCCGGCGCAATTGGCCGAATCCTGGATGTTGCCCGAAGAATGCGCGGTGATCCTGCTGCCCGGCTCGCTCGATCGCAGCCGGGGCCATGCCGTGCTGTTGCGCGCCATGGCGCGGCTGAAGCGGCGCGATATGGTGGCCGTGTTCCCCGGCGCGGACCAAGGCGACGACGACGCCTATCGCGACGAAATCCGTTTCCTGATCGCCCGTTTTGGCCTAGAAGGCCGCGTGCTGATGCCGCCAGAAACACCCTACCGCGCGGCGGCCTTATGGTTGGCCAGCGTGGTGGTGTCCCCCGCGATCGAGCCGGAAGGCTTCAACCCCGCGATCATCGAGGCCCAGGCGATGGGACGTCCCGTGGTGCTGTCGCATCACGGCGCTTCGGCCGAATTGGTCCGCGCGGGCGAGACCGCCTGGCTGGTGCCGCCCAATAATTCCGCCGCCCTGGCCGCCGCCTTGCAAGAAACATTGGCATTATCCGCATCCGAGCGCCTAGCTCTGGCCGAGCGCACCCGCGCCTTCGTCAGCCATACCTATAGCCGTGAACGCATGTGCGCCAGTCTGCTGACCGTTTATGACGCCCTGCTGCAAAACCAAGCCCGCGCGCCATTGCCTCTGCGAGCGGCTTAG
- a CDS encoding DUF502 domain-containing protein yields the protein MVSTDSSAARVSLMARFQRYVLAGALSLVPLWVTWLVCSLLFDFLLQVGRPGVAALARLLHPSHPLLAEALQEPMFQGVMALLVVVLALYLLGWITTHVVGQKLMGAFDRVMEGIPLVKKIYGAMRKLVLALEQKPDGHSWKVVLIDFPYPGVKAVGFVTRMLTNTQGGPPLATVFVPTAPNPSSGYLEILPMDRLTVMDWTFEEAMRYVVSGGVVGPDHVSFKPSVPAL from the coding sequence ATGGTTTCGACGGATTCTTCTGCGGCGCGTGTCTCTCTTATGGCGCGTTTCCAGCGTTATGTGTTGGCGGGTGCGTTATCGCTGGTTCCTTTGTGGGTAACCTGGCTGGTCTGCTCGCTGTTGTTCGATTTCCTGCTTCAGGTGGGCCGTCCGGGTGTGGCGGCGCTGGCGCGTTTGCTGCACCCCTCGCATCCTTTATTGGCCGAGGCCCTGCAAGAGCCGATGTTCCAAGGCGTCATGGCGTTGCTGGTCGTGGTATTGGCCTTGTATCTGCTGGGCTGGATCACCACCCATGTGGTGGGCCAAAAGCTGATGGGCGCGTTCGATCGCGTGATGGAGGGCATCCCCCTGGTCAAGAAAATCTATGGGGCGATGCGTAAACTGGTCTTGGCGCTAGAGCAAAAGCCCGACGGGCATAGCTGGAAAGTGGTGCTGATCGATTTTCCCTATCCGGGGGTCAAGGCGGTGGGCTTTGTGACGCGCATGCTGACCAATACGCAAGGCGGCCCGCCTTTGGCGACGGTGTTCGTGCCCACGGCGCCCAATCCCAGCTCGGGCTATTTAGAGATTTTGCCCATGGATCGCCTGACGGTGATGGATTGGACGTTCGAGGAAGCCATGCGCTATGTCGTGTCGGGCGGCGTGGTGGGGCCGGATCATGTCAGCTTTAAGCCGTCGGTTCCCGCTTTATGA
- a CDS encoding phosphomannomutase/phosphoglucomutase has product MSDFQHSFNPSCLREYDIRGIVGDTLTEADARAIGRVFGSIVRRKGGVRVCVGYDGRLTSPALSQALAEGLTAAGIMVSNVGLGPTPMLYFAVRHLEADAGIMITGSHNPPEYNGFKMMLGPNDNYAPFYGPGIQELGAMAARGDVETGQGTSESINMGDAYLARLLGSWQGTRALKVAWDAGNGATGEVMRRLTGSLPGQHILLYETIDGRFPNHHPDPVVEKNILDLRAKILEEGCDLGVAFDGDGDRLGAVDHTGRLISGDQLMALFAAEILAQKPGATIISEVKASQVLYDEIARLGGKPLMWKTGHAPIKAKMKEVNAPLAGEMSGHLFFADNDGFDDGLYAAMRLINLVSRSGKSLAELVDALPQAVNTPEIRMDVPEERKFAIVAEVQERLSRAGADVILVDGARVKTPDGWWLLRASNTQNALILRAEGHDEAALVRLKQALTDQLTASGVEGRLL; this is encoded by the coding sequence ATGTCCGACTTTCAGCACAGCTTTAATCCGTCTTGTCTGCGGGAATACGATATTCGTGGCATTGTCGGGGACACGCTGACCGAGGCTGATGCGCGCGCCATAGGCCGCGTCTTTGGATCCATCGTCCGACGCAAAGGCGGCGTGCGGGTTTGTGTGGGCTATGACGGCCGTCTCACTTCGCCCGCTTTGTCTCAGGCATTGGCCGAGGGGCTGACGGCGGCAGGAATCATGGTCAGCAATGTCGGCCTGGGGCCGACCCCCATGCTGTATTTCGCCGTGCGCCATTTAGAGGCCGATGCCGGGATCATGATCACCGGTTCGCACAATCCGCCAGAGTATAATGGCTTCAAGATGATGTTGGGCCCGAACGACAATTATGCGCCGTTCTATGGTCCCGGCATTCAAGAATTGGGCGCGATGGCCGCGCGCGGCGATGTCGAGACGGGGCAAGGCACGTCCGAATCGATCAATATGGGCGATGCCTATTTGGCGCGACTGCTGGGATCTTGGCAGGGCACGCGGGCGCTGAAGGTGGCCTGGGATGCCGGCAATGGTGCCACGGGCGAAGTCATGCGCCGCCTGACAGGCTCGCTGCCAGGGCAGCATATCCTGCTGTATGAAACCATCGATGGACGTTTTCCCAACCACCACCCGGATCCCGTGGTGGAAAAGAACATTTTGGACCTACGCGCCAAGATCCTTGAGGAAGGCTGCGATTTGGGCGTGGCCTTTGACGGCGACGGGGATCGTCTGGGCGCGGTGGACCATACAGGACGCCTGATTTCCGGCGATCAGCTGATGGCGTTGTTCGCCGCCGAGATTCTGGCGCAAAAACCGGGCGCGACGATCATCTCCGAGGTCAAGGCCAGCCAAGTCCTGTATGACGAAATCGCACGTCTGGGCGGCAAGCCTTTGATGTGGAAGACAGGCCATGCGCCGATCAAGGCCAAGATGAAAGAGGTGAACGCGCCTCTGGCCGGCGAGATGAGCGGTCATCTGTTCTTCGCCGATAACGACGGCTTCGACGATGGCTTATACGCCGCCATGCGCTTGATCAATCTGGTCAGCCGTTCGGGTAAAAGCCTGGCCGAGCTGGTCGATGCCCTGCCCCAAGCCGTCAACACGCCCGAGATCCGCATGGATGTGCCCGAGGAGCGCAAATTCGCCATCGTCGCCGAGGTGCAAGAGCGTTTAAGCCGCGCGGGAGCCGATGTGATCTTGGTGGACGGCGCGCGCGTGAAAACGCCGGATGGTTGGTGGCTGCTGCGCGCCTCGAACACGCAAAACGCCCTAATCCTTCGCGCCGAAGGCCATGACGAAGCGGCCTTGGTTCGCCTGAAACAAGCCCTGACCGATCAATTGACAGCCAGCGGCGTGGAAGGGCGGCTTCTGTAA
- a CDS encoding CarD family transcriptional regulator produces the protein MATKPVKKTQQVKTVKVRAVSEPKAAIKKAVVATKPPVKRVAERVVVKLEVKPVELKVKKEREAFNKGDSVVYPVHGVGRVEGTVIIEGIKFYSIVFDEDRMRLKVPFNKIEACGLRRLSSRDRIRDALATLKGRSRVRRVMWSRRAQEYETKINSGDPVSIAEVVRDLHRQSDQPEQSYSERQIYQAALERLARELAAVEKIDTGRAAEKLEAALVRDKKAA, from the coding sequence ATGGCAACAAAGCCGGTGAAGAAGACGCAACAAGTCAAGACCGTCAAGGTCAGGGCCGTTAGTGAGCCGAAGGCCGCCATCAAGAAAGCCGTAGTGGCGACCAAGCCGCCGGTTAAACGGGTCGCTGAGCGCGTTGTCGTTAAGCTTGAGGTTAAGCCCGTCGAGCTGAAAGTGAAAAAGGAACGCGAAGCCTTTAACAAAGGTGACAGCGTGGTGTATCCGGTACATGGCGTTGGCCGTGTCGAGGGCACGGTGATTATAGAAGGCATCAAATTCTATTCGATCGTCTTTGATGAGGACCGTATGCGTCTGAAGGTGCCCTTCAACAAGATCGAAGCGTGTGGTTTGCGTCGCCTTAGCTCGCGCGATCGCATCCGCGATGCTTTGGCAACGTTAAAAGGCCGTTCGCGCGTCCGCCGCGTGATGTGGAGCCGCCGCGCCCAGGAATACGAAACCAAGATCAATTCGGGCGACCCGGTGTCGATTGCCGAGGTCGTGCGCGATTTGCATCGTCAAAGCGACCAGCCCGAACAGTCTTACAGCGAACGCCAGATCTATCAGGCGGCGCTGGAACGCCTGGCGCGTGAGCTGGCGGCGGTCGAGAAGATCGATACAGGCCGTGCCGCCGAAAAGCTGGAAGCCGCGCTGGTGCGCGACAAGAAGGCCGCCTGA
- a CDS encoding translation initiation factor IF-3 — MQKFNGPASGAHDGPRINGQITARQVRLIDASGVTRGIVALRDAQLVAEQAGLDLVEIAGTSEPPVCKVMDYGKFRFAEQKKASEARRRQKVMEIKEIRLRPMIDDNDFGIKINQARRFLQDGDKVKVTLRFRGREMSHQELGGQVLARVRESLADVGKIEMMPKFEGRQMVMVMTPQQQQAPQKA; from the coding sequence ATCCAAAAATTTAATGGCCCTGCGTCGGGTGCCCACGATGGCCCGCGCATCAATGGTCAAATCACGGCGCGTCAGGTGCGGTTAATTGACGCCAGCGGTGTGACACGGGGGATCGTCGCGTTGCGCGATGCCCAATTGGTTGCCGAACAGGCGGGTTTGGATCTGGTGGAGATCGCCGGCACGTCGGAGCCGCCTGTGTGTAAGGTCATGGATTATGGCAAGTTCCGCTTTGCCGAGCAAAAAAAGGCGTCCGAGGCCCGTCGCCGGCAGAAGGTGATGGAGATCAAGGAAATACGCTTGCGACCCATGATCGACGACAATGATTTTGGCATTAAGATCAATCAGGCGCGGCGTTTCTTGCAAGATGGCGACAAAGTCAAGGTGACCTTGCGTTTCCGTGGCCGCGAAATGTCGCATCAAGAATTGGGCGGCCAAGTGCTGGCCCGTGTGCGCGAGTCCCTGGCGGATGTCGGCAAGATCGAGATGATGCCCAAATTCGAGGGCCGTCAGATGGTCATGGTGATGACCCCGCAGCAACAGCAAGCGCCACAAAAGGCCTAA
- a CDS encoding histone deacetylase family protein: MTVLLYTHPACLEHDTGPGHVESADRLRAVLAALDGPDFSALARRIAPLAHESQIERVHERPYLADLAVWLQSADTVPLDGGDTIIGPGSARAMRRAAGAGCAAVGEVFHPDGASRRAFCAVRPPGHHAEPGRGMGFCLLNNVAIAAAEALAAGHATRVAIADFDVHHGNGTQAWAQGHSDVLFLSSHQVPLYPGTGMAEETGRFGNILNAPLAPGSGSAEFRAAWLWHLLPALDRFKPQLILISAGFDAHRRDPLASLNLEAGDFAWITAQLCQSANRHAGGRVVSFLEGGYDLDALAECSAAHVRELMGA, translated from the coding sequence ATGACCGTGCTGCTCTACACCCATCCTGCATGTCTTGAACACGATACCGGCCCCGGTCATGTGGAAAGCGCCGATAGGTTGCGCGCCGTGCTGGCGGCTTTGGACGGTCCCGATTTTTCCGCTCTGGCCCGCCGCATCGCGCCCTTGGCGCATGAATCCCAGATTGAGAGAGTGCATGAACGCCCCTATTTGGCCGATTTGGCCGTTTGGCTGCAAAGCGCCGACACGGTGCCTCTTGATGGCGGCGACACCATCATCGGTCCAGGCTCGGCCCGGGCGATGCGCCGCGCGGCGGGCGCGGGCTGCGCGGCGGTGGGCGAGGTTTTTCATCCCGATGGCGCGTCACGGCGCGCTTTTTGCGCCGTGCGCCCGCCCGGCCATCATGCCGAGCCAGGGCGCGGGATGGGATTCTGCCTGCTGAACAATGTGGCCATCGCGGCTGCCGAGGCTTTGGCCGCCGGTCATGCCACGCGCGTGGCGATTGCGGATTTCGACGTGCATCACGGCAACGGCACGCAGGCTTGGGCGCAAGGGCATTCGGATGTCCTGTTTCTGTCGTCGCACCAAGTGCCGTTATATCCGGGCACGGGCATGGCCGAAGAAACGGGGCGCTTTGGCAATATCCTGAACGCGCCCTTGGCCCCCGGTTCCGGTTCTGCCGAGTTCCGCGCGGCCTGGCTTTGGCATTTGTTGCCCGCTCTGGATCGGTTCAAGCCTCAATTGATCCTGATTTCTGCGGGCTTTGATGCGCACCGGCGCGACCCCTTGGCCAGCTTGAATCTAGAAGCCGGCGATTTCGCCTGGATCACGGCGCAGTTATGCCAGTCGGCCAACCGCCATGCGGGGGGCAGGGTGGTTTCCTTCCTGGAAGGCGGCTATGACCTTGATGCTTTGGCCGAATGCAGCGCCGCTCATGTTCGAGAGCTGATGGGGGCATGA